A genome region from Flavobacterium sp. CFS9 includes the following:
- a CDS encoding glycosyltransferase: MLITLFYFFIAIVFIQIFYYLGIFGKFAFGKPQEITPKKIPVSVIVCAKNEEENVKKFIPLLAEQNYPDFEIVLIDDASSDETLEVFEEFEQQYSNIRLVKVQNNEAFWGNKKYALTLGIKASKKDYLLFTDADCYPTSTEWITAMTSRFTMNKTIVLGYGGYEKVERSLLNKIIRYETVLTAVQYFSWAKLGLPYMGVGRNLAYKKDEFFNVNGFIEHIQIRSGDDDLFINQAATKNNTTIAYNPESFTYSKPKETYREWFTQKRRHVSTAEHYKFFDKMQLGLFFTSQLFFFLSAIVLLAFQFQWIAVLAILATRYTVAWIVIGFSAGKLKENDLKVWFPVVEIILIFTQINIFITNIFSKPVYWK; encoded by the coding sequence ATGCTTATAACTTTATTTTACTTCTTTATTGCTATCGTTTTCATTCAGATTTTCTATTACTTAGGGATTTTTGGAAAGTTCGCTTTCGGCAAACCTCAGGAAATAACTCCAAAGAAAATTCCGGTATCTGTTATTGTCTGCGCAAAAAATGAAGAAGAAAATGTAAAAAAGTTCATCCCCCTTCTTGCGGAACAAAACTACCCTGACTTTGAAATTGTTTTAATTGATGATGCCTCAAGTGACGAAACTTTAGAGGTTTTTGAAGAATTCGAACAACAGTACAGCAATATCCGTCTGGTAAAAGTGCAAAACAATGAAGCTTTCTGGGGAAATAAAAAATATGCATTAACTTTAGGAATCAAGGCTTCAAAAAAAGACTACTTACTTTTTACCGATGCAGATTGTTATCCAACCTCAACAGAATGGATCACTGCCATGACTTCAAGATTCACCATGAACAAAACAATTGTTTTAGGTTATGGCGGTTACGAAAAAGTGGAACGTTCCCTATTAAACAAAATTATACGTTATGAAACCGTTTTAACGGCTGTTCAATATTTCTCATGGGCCAAACTAGGGCTTCCTTACATGGGTGTCGGACGAAACTTAGCCTATAAAAAGGATGAATTTTTTAATGTAAACGGCTTTATCGAGCACATCCAGATTCGTTCAGGCGATGATGATTTATTTATCAATCAGGCTGCAACTAAAAACAACACTACCATTGCTTACAACCCTGAAAGTTTCACTTACTCCAAACCAAAGGAAACTTACAGAGAATGGTTCACTCAAAAAAGAAGACATGTTTCTACAGCAGAACATTACAAATTTTTTGATAAAATGCAATTGGGGCTATTTTTCACTTCACAATTATTTTTCTTTTTATCAGCAATTGTATTGTTAGCATTTCAGTTTCAGTGGATCGCTGTATTGGCTATTTTAGCAACACGTTACACTGTTGCATGGATTGTTATAGGATTTTCTGCGGGTAAATTAAAAGAAAATGATCTGAAAGTTTGGTTTCCTGTTGTTGAAATCATCCTTATATTCACGCAAATTAATATCTTTATAACTAATATCTTTTCAAAACCGGTATATTGGAAATAA
- a CDS encoding RNA polymerase sigma factor encodes MEINSKIEKAKKGDQIAFTFLLDYFWNEVYSFMLKRTENETIAEDITIETFSKAFDKIASYNSEFQFNTWLIAIAKNVYIDLLRKKKTGLFIEITDNEDQQAYNIADPTPSAEDALIKEQNLSRLLQCIKELKPHYQEVIQLRYFQEMTYQEIALKINEPLSNVKVKLLRAKKLLAEIIERNR; translated from the coding sequence TTGGAAATAAATTCTAAAATAGAAAAAGCTAAAAAAGGCGATCAGATCGCCTTTACTTTTTTATTAGATTATTTCTGGAATGAAGTGTACAGCTTTATGTTAAAGCGTACCGAAAACGAAACCATCGCCGAAGATATTACGATCGAAACCTTCTCTAAAGCTTTCGACAAAATAGCCAGTTACAATTCTGAATTTCAATTCAACACCTGGTTAATTGCTATAGCAAAAAACGTTTATATTGATTTGTTACGTAAAAAGAAAACCGGTCTTTTTATAGAAATCACAGACAACGAAGACCAACAGGCCTACAATATTGCCGACCCTACTCCTTCTGCCGAAGATGCTCTAATTAAAGAACAAAATCTTTCGCGCCTGCTGCAATGCATCAAAGAATTAAAACCTCACTACCAGGAAGTCATCCAGCTTCGTTATTTTCAGGAAATGACTTATCAGGAAATAGCGCTGAAAATCAACGAACCTTTGAGCAATGTCAAAGTAAAATTACTTCGCGCTAAAAAATTACTAGCAGAAATCATCGAACGCAACAGATAA